A stretch of the Desulforamulus ferrireducens genome encodes the following:
- a CDS encoding sodium-dependent transporter, translating to MAQTNLSQTSMGAREGFGTTLGVIAATLGSAVGLGNIWKFPYITGENGGAAFILVYLLFACLIGLPVMISEFIMGRRSNAASVGAFKKLAPGTPWFLTGISGVLVAFLIMSYYTSVAGWVFAYIFKSMGGGLLTTDPKVSEQVFNSFITGTWSPLFWQWLVIIVTGAIILAGVKNGIERMTKTLLPILFLLLIICVIRAVTLPGASEGIAFLMKPDFSKITSATILAAMGLAFFKLSVGMGVMTTYGSYIGKNESLFGTAVKVMLADICVSLLAGLAIFPAVFAFGFSPAQGPKLLFMTIPMVFSSMPMGSFFLTIFFILASVAATGAMISLYNVPVAYLTEEVGCSRKVATVIIGLLMALVGSTATLSNNLLANFKVFGLTMFDFYGYITDNIMMPITGLIIALFVAWRMSKYEVADELSNGGSLNNGGFVRFYLVVVRFVAPVAIIVVLLNGLGFIKF from the coding sequence ATGGCACAAACAAACTTATCCCAAACAAGCATGGGAGCCAGAGAAGGATTTGGTACCACCCTGGGAGTTATTGCCGCTACCCTAGGCTCAGCCGTTGGATTGGGTAATATTTGGAAGTTTCCCTACATCACCGGGGAAAACGGTGGTGCCGCATTTATTCTTGTTTATTTATTGTTTGCCTGTTTAATCGGGCTACCTGTCATGATTTCCGAGTTTATTATGGGTCGTCGCAGTAATGCCGCCTCGGTGGGTGCTTTTAAAAAACTAGCTCCTGGTACACCTTGGTTTTTAACCGGTATTTCCGGTGTGTTAGTGGCTTTTCTAATTATGAGTTATTACACATCAGTTGCTGGCTGGGTTTTTGCCTACATTTTTAAATCTATGGGTGGCGGTTTGCTTACCACCGATCCTAAGGTTTCAGAACAAGTCTTTAATAGCTTTATTACTGGCACCTGGTCGCCACTTTTTTGGCAGTGGTTAGTCATCATAGTAACCGGTGCGATTATCTTGGCCGGCGTAAAAAATGGCATTGAACGGATGACCAAAACCCTGTTACCCATCTTGTTTCTATTGCTCATTATTTGTGTAATCCGAGCCGTAACCCTACCAGGGGCCAGTGAAGGTATTGCCTTCCTGATGAAGCCGGACTTTTCTAAAATAACCAGTGCGACAATTTTGGCTGCCATGGGATTAGCCTTCTTTAAACTATCCGTTGGTATGGGGGTTATGACTACCTACGGTAGTTACATTGGCAAAAATGAGAGCTTATTTGGTACCGCTGTGAAGGTTATGTTGGCAGATATTTGTGTCTCACTACTGGCCGGTCTGGCTATTTTTCCTGCGGTGTTTGCCTTTGGCTTTAGCCCTGCCCAAGGACCTAAACTGTTATTTATGACCATACCAATGGTGTTTAGTTCTATGCCCATGGGCAGCTTTTTCTTAACCATCTTTTTCATTCTGGCCTCCGTTGCTGCCACCGGTGCTATGATTTCCCTTTATAATGTGCCGGTAGCTTACCTAACCGAGGAAGTGGGTTGCTCCAGAAAAGTTGCTACGGTGATAATAGGTCTGTTGATGGCTCTGGTGGGCAGTACAGCTACCCTGTCCAATAATTTACTGGCCAACTTCAAGGTTTTTGGCCTGACAATGTTTGATTTTTATGGTTACATCACCGACAATATTATGATGCCCATTACCGGATTAATCATTGCTCTGTTTGTTGCTTGGAGAATGAGCAAATATGAGGTGGCTGATGAACTTTCCAATGGCGGCAGCCTTAATAATGGCGGCTTTGTCAGATTCTATTTAGTAGTGGTACGTTTTGTCGCTCCGGTAGCCATTATCGTGGTACTACTAAATGGCTTAGGCTTTATAAAATTCTAA
- a CDS encoding M48 family metallopeptidase: MKEEFIKRHSVQLGGKSISYLLRESQRAKNVRLTINSPEMLEVVVPMRYPQDQLEALLKTKQNWILEKLNWFSQRLEQKPKNNPEETPTVLFLGKGYRLVKVLQPGSPQVELVGDKMIVMFPQQKQVKIHDILVGWLRCQARRVINQRLQQYSKLLNVQYNQVFIKDQKTRWGSCSSGGNLNFNYRLVMAPLTVIDYLVVHELAHLREMNHSKQYWQLVESVCPDYRLHRQWLKEHGDELTLPKDL, encoded by the coding sequence ATGAAAGAGGAATTTATCAAGCGGCACTCGGTTCAATTAGGTGGCAAGAGTATTTCTTATTTGCTTAGGGAAAGCCAAAGGGCCAAAAATGTACGTTTGACCATTAATTCCCCGGAAATGCTTGAGGTGGTGGTGCCCATGAGGTATCCCCAAGACCAATTGGAAGCCCTGTTAAAAACTAAGCAGAACTGGATATTAGAAAAGCTAAACTGGTTTTCTCAAAGGCTGGAGCAAAAACCAAAAAACAACCCGGAGGAAACTCCCACTGTCCTTTTTTTAGGTAAGGGTTATCGCCTGGTTAAGGTGTTGCAACCTGGTTCGCCACAGGTGGAGTTAGTGGGAGATAAAATGATTGTTATGTTTCCTCAACAGAAGCAAGTAAAAATTCATGATATTTTAGTGGGCTGGCTTCGCTGCCAGGCCCGCAGGGTTATCAATCAGCGGTTGCAGCAATATAGTAAGCTCTTGAATGTGCAGTATAACCAGGTATTCATTAAGGATCAAAAAACCCGCTGGGGCAGTTGCTCCAGCGGAGGAAATCTAAACTTTAATTACCGTCTGGTGATGGCTCCGCTTACGGTTATTGATTACCTGGTGGTACACGAGCTGGCGCACCTGAGGGAAATGAATCATTCTAAGCAGTATTGGCAGTTGGTGGAAAGCGTTTGCCCGGATTACCGGCTACATCGCCAATGGCTCAAGGAGCATGGGGATGAATTAACTTTACCCAAGGACCTATAG